The sequence below is a genomic window from Shinella zoogloeoides.
CGCTGATGATGCTGGTCGAGCAGTTCCGCCTGGAAGCGGACGAGACGGCGGTCTACCGCGCGGCGTGAAGGACGACCCCCAAGCAATAGATGGCCTGGCTCTGCCGGGCCATTCTATTTCCACGGATGCAGGGACGGAATGAAGAGGGATAGCCACAGGCGGAAAGGTCCTTTCTCGCGGAGGTGGTCGAATTCCAGTTTGCGGCGGCGGGGTTTCTGCGAGAGCTCGAAGAGCATGGCAAAGCCGAGCATGTCGTGCATGTCTGTCTCCTGTCGAAAAGCAACGCCACGCCGTGGCGCGGGAAGGCGCGTTGGGCGGGTCTGGAATGGATCGCGTCGGCTGCGTTAGGCGAACAAAGGAAAACTACCCTTCAAATTCGCATTCCCGTAGGGAAGAAAGCGCACTATGTTTTTCATCCATGAAAGACATATCGTGGGAATCCTATCGCATCTTCCTGGAGGTCGCCCGGCAGGGCGGGCTTACCGCCGCCGCCGAGGTATCGGGCTTCAGCCCCGCAACCGTAGGGCGGCGCGTCTTGCAGGTAGAGGAGGCCATAGGCCGTCCGCTCTTTTTACGCAGCCAGACGGGATACCGGCTGACGGGCGACGGGCAGGCACTGTTCGACAAGCTGCTCGCCATGGAATCGGTCGCGCGCGGCGTCGAGAGCTGGCGCCAGGAAGGACAAGGCGCCAGCTTCGTGCGGGTGATGGCCGGAACCTGGGTGGCGTGGCTGATCTGCGAGAATATCTCTGCAGTCTGCACCGCGCGCGACCCCTTCCGTCTGGGTATCTCGATTTCCGAGCGCCGTGCCACGCTTGCGCATCGCGAAGTGGATGTCGGCATACGCGCGGTGGAACCGGCGGAGCCGAGCCTGATCAGCCGGCATGCGGGTGAGGTGGCATACGCGGCCTATCGCCGGAAGAATGCCGGGGAAGCGCTCGCCGGCCGCTGGCTGGCGATATCTGAGCAGGATGCGGTGTCGCCTTATCTGCGCTGGCCGCACGAGCGGCAACATGGCGCGATCGCCATCCTCGTCAGTCGTCCGCGGTCACTGCTCGATCTCGTGCGTGCGGGCGCGGGACTGGCCGTCTTGCCCTGTTTTGTCGGAGATCTCGATCCCGAGCTGGAACGGGCGGGCGAGGAGATCCGCGACCTTCGCCATCACCAGTGGATCGTCGCCAACAGCGAGGACCGGCACCGGCGCGACATCCGCACCGTTTCCGACCGGTTGTTCAAGCTCCTGAAAAGTCACGCCGATCTTTTCGCCGGCAAGCGCCCGAGCCGGACATGAAAATCCCCGGCGCAGGGAACGCCGGGGATCGTTCTTCGACTGGAGATGCTTTTGTCAGCCGCGGCCCTGCGTCACGATGACCGGGATCAGGAGGTCGCCCCAGTTGCCCTCTCCGCCGTGGTGGCGGGCGGAGCGGACGAGTTCGACCGAGACGCCGGCCTCGACCGCCTTCATGACGGACTGGTTGAGGCGGTGCAGGTCGTTGGCGACCATGCGGATCATGGCCTGCTGGTCGGCGGTCATGGCGGAAGCCTGTTCTTCGGCTCGTTCCTTGACGCGGGTCTGGACTGTCATGGCATTTCTCCTCTTCTGAGCATTTTGCAGGTAGGCGGTAGGCCTGCCGTCGCAGGAAATGCGGCTCTATGGGGTTCTTGAAGATTGATGTTCGGGGTTACTCGGCGGCCGGGCGGAACTGTTCGTGCTCGGTCGATTCATGCATGGCGGTGGTCGAGGACTGGCCGCCGGTGATAGCCATGGAGACGGCATCGAAATAGCCGGTGCCGACTTCACGCTGGTGCTTGGTCGCGGTGTAGCCGTTAACCTCGGCGGCGAATTCCGCCTCCTGCAGCTCGGAATAGGCGGCCATCTGGCGCTCCTTGTAGCCGCGGGCGAGCTCGAACATGCCGAAGTTCAACTGGTGGAAGCCGGCGAGCGTGATGAACTGGAACTTGTAGCCCATCGCGCCCAGCTCGCGCTGGAACTTGGCGATCGTCGCGTCGTCGAGGTTCTTCTTCCAGTTGAACGAGGGCGAGCAATTGTAGGCGAGCAGCTTGCCGGGATGGGCCTTGTGCACCGCTTCTGCGAATTTTCTCGCCTGTTCGAGGTCCGGCTTGCCGGTCTCCATCCAGATCAGGTCGCAATGCGGAGCATAGGAGATGGCGCGGGCGATGCACGGCTCGATGCCGTTCTTGACCTGGTAGAAACCCTCGACCGTGCGGCCCTTGTCCTTGTCGACGAAGGGCTGGTCGCGCTCGTCGATGTCGGAGGTGAGCAGTTTTGCCGCCTCGGCGTCCGTGCGGGCGACGATGAGGGTCGGCACGCCCATGACGTCGGCGGCAAGGCGCGCGGCGTCGAGGTTGCGGATATGGGCCGCAGTCGGGATCAGGACCTTGCCGCCGAGATGGCCGCACTTCTTTTCCGATGCGAGCTGGTCCTCGAAGTGGACGCCGGCAGCACCCGCCTCGATGAAGGCCTTCATGATCTCGAAGGCGTTGAGCGGGCCGCCGAAGCCGGCTTCCGCGTCGGCGACGATCGGCGCGAACCAGGTGTCGACCGAGAGGCCATTGCCTTCCGCCGTC
It includes:
- a CDS encoding LysR family transcriptional regulator — translated: MKDISWESYRIFLEVARQGGLTAAAEVSGFSPATVGRRVLQVEEAIGRPLFLRSQTGYRLTGDGQALFDKLLAMESVARGVESWRQEGQGASFVRVMAGTWVAWLICENISAVCTARDPFRLGISISERRATLAHREVDVGIRAVEPAEPSLISRHAGEVAYAAYRRKNAGEALAGRWLAISEQDAVSPYLRWPHERQHGAIAILVSRPRSLLDLVRAGAGLAVLPCFVGDLDPELERAGEEIRDLRHHQWIVANSEDRHRRDIRTVSDRLFKLLKSHADLFAGKRPSRT
- a CDS encoding SMc00767 family acetate metabolism repressor — translated: MTVQTRVKERAEEQASAMTADQQAMIRMVANDLHRLNQSVMKAVEAGVSVELVRSARHHGGEGNWGDLLIPVIVTQGRG
- the aceA gene encoding isocitrate lyase, coding for MTDFYNLVPSAPKGRFDGIERPYTAETVEKLRGSVQIRHTLAENGANRLWKLIHEEDFVNALGALSGNQAMQMVRAGLKAIYLSGWQVAADANTASAMYPDQSLYPANAAPELAKRINRTLQRADQIETAEGNGLSVDTWFAPIVADAEAGFGGPLNAFEIMKAFIEAGAAGVHFEDQLASEKKCGHLGGKVLIPTAAHIRNLDAARLAADVMGVPTLIVARTDAEAAKLLTSDIDERDQPFVDKDKGRTVEGFYQVKNGIEPCIARAISYAPHCDLIWMETGKPDLEQARKFAEAVHKAHPGKLLAYNCSPSFNWKKNLDDATIAKFQRELGAMGYKFQFITLAGFHQLNFGMFELARGYKERQMAAYSELQEAEFAAEVNGYTATKHQREVGTGYFDAVSMAITGGQSSTTAMHESTEHEQFRPAAE